The proteins below come from a single Chelmon rostratus isolate fCheRos1 chromosome 10, fCheRos1.pri, whole genome shotgun sequence genomic window:
- the LOC121612889 gene encoding probable G-protein coupled receptor 153, whose amino-acid sequence MVDEVTTMKDDVINANTLAWLVCSGVSILANTWSILSVSAKQKKWKPLEFLICTLAGTHILNMAIPITMYCVITLRRQHSNYEWNEGLCKVFVSTFYTLTLVTCFSVTSLSYHRMWMVRWPVNYRLSNTKKQAVHTVMGIWMVSFILSTLPAVGWHDTIDRFYTSDCRFIVTEIGLGFGVCFLLLIGGSVAMGVICIGIALFQTFSIQAGHNADKNKFNVPTIVVEDAQGKRRSSIDGSEPLKTSLQITYLISGIVFIYDFLTGFPILVVSFASLKFDRSYNWMVLCVLWCSIAQSILLPMFLWACDRYRADIRMVWEKCVAIMSNDDVDEENSQDGGIHADLIYDRPYDYSSAPEIVTVDRNAKYEFSTLERGVLQGYPLREQQEDKMQYLQVPPTRRYSHDETDMWTSDRIPSYLHRWGSTEDMIVSAHYSSTLPRHERRRSSLVSYHEESHHHHHPHRKRRRSEDSMHSLRHLPRVVCGGERYEDELRCFSRDEVINFIDETPLPSPRKSPRRTSTISLIPNVYEQHTVILPHFPLTDFEREPQALRRLSEHKRSSSRGNSPEGSPKPDRPAGRKSPGACGSGKGCRERLRDGRQQCEVGSPGRSQQTPGHSRPRTGGVAGAGAGAGAGADWGHQKHLSKAESKGSTNSFVSTPSVTSSGYITFHSDSVGSTT is encoded by the exons ATGGTGGATGAGGTGACCACCATGAAGGATGACGTCATCAATGCCAACACGCTGGCTTGGCTGGTCTGCTCGGGCGTGTCCATCCTGGCCAACACTTGGAGCATCCTCAGTGTCAGCGCCAAGCAGAAAAAGTGGAAACCGCTGGAGTTCCTCATCTGCACGCTGGCGGGCACGCACATCCTCAACATGGCCATCCCCATCACCATGTACTGTGTCATAACGCTGCGGCGTCAGCACTCCAACTACGAGTGGAACGAGGGTCTATGCAAGGTGTTTGTTTCCACCTTCTACACCCTCACGTTAGTCACCTGCTTCTCCGTCACCTCGCTCTCTTATCACCGCATGTGGATGGTACGCTGGCCTGTAAACTACAG GTTAAGTAACACCAAGAAGCAGGCGGTGCACACAGTGATGGGCATCTGGATGGTCTCCTTCATCCTGTCAACGCTTCCAGCAGTGGGTTGGCACGACACCATCGACCGCTTCTACACCTCGGACTGCCGGTTCATTGTGACTGAGATCGGCTTGGGCTTTGGCgtgtgctttctgctgctgatcgGTGGCAGCGTGGCCATGGGCGTGATCTGCATCGGCATCGCTCTCTTCCAGACCTTCTCTATTCAGGCGGGCCACAATGCCGACAAGAACAAGTTCAACGTCCCCACCATAGTGGTGGAGGACGCCCAGGGGAAGCGCAGGTCGTCCATCGATGGATCAGAGCCTCTCAAGACGTCACTGCAGATCACCTACCTGATCAGTGGTATCGTCTTCATCTACGACTTCCTGACTGGCTTCCCGATACTG GTGGTGAGCTTTGCCAGTCTGAAGTTTGACCGCTCCTACAACTGGATGGTGTTGTGCGTGCTGTGGTGCTCCATTGCTCAGTCCATCCTGCTGCCCATGTTCCTCTGGGCCTGTGACCGCTATCGCGCTGACATCCGCATGGTGTGGGAGAAGTGTGTCGCCATCATGTCCAACGACGACGTGGACGAGG AAAACAGCCAAGATGGAGGAATTCATGCCGACTTAATATATGACAGACCATATGACTATAGCTCGGCGCCTGAAATCGTGACGGTAGACCGTAATGCCAAGTATGAGTTCTCAACCTTAGAAAGGGGGGTTCTGCAAGGGTATCCATTGAGGGAACAACAGGAAGATAAAATGCAGTATTTGCAG gtGCCCCCTACAAGAAGATACTCCCACGACGAAACCGACATGTGGACCAGCGACCGGATCCCCTCATACCTTCACCGATGGGGCTCCACCGAGGACATGATAGTGAGTGCCCACTACAGCTCCACCTTGCCGCGCCACGAGAGGCGCAGGAGCAGCCTGGTCTCCTACCACGAGGAGagccaccatcaccatcacccgCACCGCAAGCGGCGACGCTCTGAGGACAGCATGCACTCCCTCAGGCACCTGCCGCGCGTGGTCTGCGGCGGGGAGCGCTATGAGGACGAACTGCGGTGTTTCAGCCGCGACGAGGTGATTAACTTTATAGATGAGACGCCGCTGCCGAGCCCCAGGAAGAGCCCGCGGCGCACATCCACCATCTCACTTATCCCCAATGTGTATGAACAGCACACAGTCATCCTTCCTCACTTCCCGCTCACAGACTTTGAGCGTGAGCCTCAGGCGCTCCGGCGGCTCTCAGAACACAAAAGGAGCAGCAGTCGGGGCAACTCGCCCGAGGGCTCCCCCAAACCAGACAGACCTGCTGGAAGGAAGAGCCCCGGGGCTTGTGGCTCTGGTAAAGGCTGCCGGGAGCGCCTGCGAGACGGGAGACAGCAGTGTGAAGTGGGCTCACCTGGGCGCAGCCAGCAGACTCCAGGCCACTCTAGGCCCAGGACAGGCGGTGTAGCAGgagctggtgctggtgctggagCTGGTGCTGACTGGGGGCATCAGAAGCACCTGAGCAAGGCCGAGAGTAAAGGAAGCACAAACAGTTTTGTAAGCACACCCTCGGTAACGTCCTCGGGATACATCACCTTTCACTCTGATTCTGTAGGCTCCACAACCTAA